From the genome of Penaeus monodon isolate SGIC_2016 chromosome 16, NSTDA_Pmon_1, whole genome shotgun sequence, one region includes:
- the LOC119582926 gene encoding uncharacterized protein LOC119582926, whose amino-acid sequence MKVLLATAALLAAWTHGHEIEKRQASEPERRVVCYYTNWSVYRRGLAKYTPQNINPYLCTHLIYAFGGLTDEFEVKPFDTYQDIEQGGYAKFNGLKQYNKGLKTLLAIGGWNEGSGRFSELVSLPEYRKTFIISAIRHLRRYNFDGLDLDWEYPASRDGSAPEDRENYAALVKVNKGSIESVQNPRLTLSPDSKVNIFCPACFSNFMILGDLDFINILNYDYHSAYEPTINHHAALLPAPGTSEYEWNAQLNVDWTVKYYISLGAERQKLVIGIPTYGRSYTLLDGNFTDFGASADGPGEQGKYTKENGFMAFYEVCENIASHGWDVRKPYPRRIGPYAFSGDQWVGYDDEKIVARKAEYVREEDLGGIMFWSLDNDDFRGICNGEQYPLVEAGKKALFGAEDTQTNEARKLEATPSTRGSASDSQRSRNRFRTTTQEPEPQEPFVRTRQRPSPTRSQDSTPSRTRTRGRFRTQDTTTTTREPFRTAEGGSPVDAGQRVRGGTRFRDARPQTDTDRSTRVRVSSDRPRAPSLSSRLNRPRTRTTPAPTTTTTTTPRPTRPTTPARVPGRRRRPGARPQNRRQQQTTTIDPLNTPAPPTTPSPSTGFSCKREGFYPNPDNCHKYYWCLDSGASGLGIVAHSFTCPSDLVFNKVIDGCDHPDRAKCSTEKKSRGGAGATTPRSSTPIPTTTEIPTDYSYYDDYYYYDYEEDLTEPEAVEPVSNAVARKIHNSGGNQFVISDAPAEEPAAPSSGSPGSRSRPQYQNIARERPRQRRQRRRVRRPPSLRPEATPSASTRPSSGSAPHAPRPPQGRRRRRMPRTPAAAREDVGTTWYVTLQRGRGTTSQPSTTVEEEFPTTFEETTVASTFPVSAPPVKYRPLVVRPSSTPSGIATPTLILDIEENLLHEVAPPDSADQRPSLPLSTDQQTAGVQPPLLQADHIPPPPPPPPSLQATSESPEILVQHPAEDQRDLFDPSELTGSADPVRGGVSSRSRIAGVDHENDLVVKVVRGRKRVRVSTASSRTTVSPVSESVVVTPADLAPEVVPVQDYENVIALEGGDAHRTLMPVSVPGFAEESGSHETRGSVTESLATGSLDVGVSVDISGSVPFGVKGTDDSSVVPTGVRGTAIVAGTAGVTGTTTSQSAHGAIDAHAFEANDIAASRGTHISQASTSSRGTADTHSIDTFLGILGGSDSVYGTVTASRGTAASRGTVTSQDVAGFIDTSDADNIIPSHGTLISQEVTASRGTVASHDVASSRGTVASHDVASSHGLLPLMMLPAHVAQLFLKKLPAHVALLPLMMLPAHVALLLLMKLPAHVAQLFLKKLPAHMALLLLMKLPAHEVASSRGTIASHEVASSRGTVASQEVASSRGTIGSHEVASSRGTIGSHEVASSYGTVASQEVASSRGTVASHEVASSRGTVASQEVASSRGTDASHDVASSRGTVASQEVASSRGTVASQEVATARGTATSHDVASSRGTVASQEVASSRGTVASHDFDTASGTATSHDVASSRGTVASQEVASSHGTVASHDVETARGTATSHDVASSRGTVASHDVASSRGTVASHDVASSRGTVASQEVASSRGTLLKKLPAHVALLLLMMLPAHVALLLLMMLQAHVALLPLMMLQAHVALLLFMMLPAHVALLPLMKLPAHVALLLLMKLPAHVAQLFLKKLPAHVALLPLMMLPAHVALLLLMKLPAHVALFLLMVLPAHVALLPLMKLPVHVALLPLMNCSSRGTVASDEVASSRSTVASHDVANSRGTVASQGISSSRDTVASHDVSISSGATISHGTVDASRGTFDISETVVDGTGDVPGDTSYTLTSRGSIATGVTATGDSPITTSVTQTHIQSQHEGSQTASFGAVHGSRIGLAGTQGDLVSTSSFIEHSDPKQSLDFVSGGDDPAFELTSRAGSDLASAQSPISTLEIAKKVSVSVTGEASDSRVPQFLEGKETSTSSLSSASTSSSSSLSSSLSSSLSPSSSSFGSTDPSLHLTVHGTGHTLQHEGKLQLVHEGSVPDAVNEKSPIVHGSQHGVKSEGRMAVETATEKAKVHANTKPQRGQAEEGRPRLHDALSPQTGDDFGVASGGAALEDYYYVDDLSYDDEAAISSPAKPQTISDTTTTPITTTTTPIPTTTTTTTTTTPPPTTPTRRTSRPRTRTRVRGRPVTGSSSRSQGSSAGPGERRTSTLRRRLPSSTSTTAEETSVTGTTSTKEEVVKDVEVTQEEKKEVLATPTAGRRPSRLRPNRPNPQTRRRIVVRKRVGDDARSDQAESPTSGPARIRPRPTASPRLTTPRALIRPRPRPSTTTAAPPPPPPTTLEPAVVEEEIFVEEETLAPEEDLVPDTTAAPETSVRPTIKSLLSPRPRPSTTPAPRTPEPTAPAPTTPRLLSPRPTAARPVRPRPSFRTTTARPSTPRPPPRSPRPPRPATQRAPPAPVGPAASSIIGGDYFDYYYDDLEQGALTGTLGQLATLTEKAVLMPDGSVTCYDTGYFAHPESCKKFISCSKTVRGLVRGWVYTCPQQLVFDPVGGMCNWAEAVDCIGGE is encoded by the exons AGATCTGGATTTCATCAACATCCTCAACTATGACTACCACAGCGCCTACGAGCCTACCATTAACCACCACGCTGCCCTCCTCCCCGCACCTGGTACCTCCGAGTACGAGTGGAACGCCCAGCTCAACGTG GACTGGACCGTGAAATACTACATCTCCCTCGGCGCAGAGAGACAGAAGCTGGTCATCGGCATCCCGACATACGGCCGGTCATACACGCTTCTCGATGGAAATTTCACGGACTTTGGAGCCTCGGCCGACGGTCCCGGCGAGCAAGGGAAATACACTAAGGAAAACGGGTTCATGGCTTtctatgag GTTTGCGAGAATATTGCCTCACATGGATGGGATGTGAGGAAACCCTACCCTCGGCGTATCGGTCCCTATGCCTTTAGTGGAGATCAGTGGGTCGGTTACGATGATGAGAAAATTGTTGCCAGAAAG GCGGAATATGTTCGCGAAGAGGACCTCGGTGGCATTATGTTCTGGAGTCTCGATAACGATGATTTCCGGGGCATTTGCAACGGCGAGCAATACCCTCTCGTTGAGGCAGGCAAGAAGGCACTCTTTGGAGCTGAAGACACCCAGACCAACGAAGCCAGGAAACTCGAAGCAACGCCAAG CACAAGAGGGTCGGCCTCAGACTCCCAGCGGTCAAGAAACAGGTTCCGCACCACGACCCAAGAACCAGAACCGCAAGAGCCGTTCGTGAGGACGCGCCAACGACCCTCCCCCACGAGATCCCAAGACAGCACCCCCTCTCGCACCAGAACCCGAGGACGCTTCAGAACCCAggacaccaccaccactacccgcGAGCCCTTCAGAACCGCTGAGGGTGGTTCGCCCGTCGACGCCGGTCAGAGGGTTCGCGGTGGAACCCGATTCAGGGACGCTAGACCGCAGACTGACACTGATAGATCCACTAGAGTTCGCGTCAG CAGCGACAGGCCCCGCGCCCCTAGCCTCTCCTCACGCCTCAACCGCCCACGGACAAGGActacccccgcccccaccaccaccaccaccaccacgcccaG GCCGACCAGACCAACCACGCCCGCCCGTGTACCCGGACGTCGCCGCCGCCCGGGAGCACGCCCACAGAACAGGCGTCAGCAACAAACCACCACCATTGACCCCCTCAACACGCCCGCCCCGCCCACGACGCCCAGTCCATCAACTG gATTCTCATGCAAACGCGAAGGATTTTACCCCAACCCTGATAACTGCCACAAATACTACTGGTGTCTCGATTCCGGTGCCTCTGGACTTGGCATTGTGGCACATAGCTTCACTTGCCCCTCGG aCCTGGTGTTCAACAAGGTGATCGACGGCTGCGACCACCCCGACCGCGCCAAGTGTTCGACGGAGAAGAAAAGTCGCGGTGGGGCAGGTGCCACGACCCCCCgctcctccacccccatccccaccaccaccgaGATCCCCACCGACTACTCCTACTATGACGattactattactacgactacgAGGAGGACCTGACGGAGCCCGAGGCGGTGGAGCCCGTGTCGAACGCCGTGGCCAGGAA GATCCACAACTCCGGCGGGAACCAGTTCGTGATCTCAGACGCCCCCGCGGAGGAGCCAGCAGCCCCCTCGTCAGGAAGTCCCGGCAGCCGGTCCAGACCCCAGTACCAGAACATCGCCAGAGAGAG ACCCAGGCAGCGGCGGCAGAGGAGGAGAGTCCGTCGCCCGCCGAGCCTGAGACCCGAGGCGACCCCCTCCGCCAGTACACGACCATCCAGCGGCAGCGCCCCGCACGCCCCCAGGCCGCCGCAAGGGCGCAGGAGGAGGCGGATGCCGCGGACGCCGGCGGCAGCGCGGGAGGACGTCGGAACTACGTG GTACGTGACCCTGCAAAGAGGTCGCGGCACGACTTCACAACCCAGCACGACCGTCGAGGAAGAGTTCCCCACGACCTTTGAGGAAACGACCGTCGCCTCGACCTTCCCCGTAAGTGCGCCCCCCGTCAAGTACCGCCCACTTGTGGTAcgaccctcctccaccccctccggcATTGCCACGCCCACCCTTATCTTGGACATTGAGGAAAACCTTTTGCATGAAGTTGCCCCTCCCGACTCTGCTGATCAgaggccctccctccccctttccactgaTCAGCAGACAGCAGGTgttcaaccccccctcctccaggcAGATCatatccctcctccacctcctcctcccccttcacttcaGGCGACCTCTGAGTCGCCTGAGATCTTAGTTCAACATCCCGCGGAAGACCAACGTGACCTGTTTGACCCAAGCGAACTAACCGGATCGGCGGACCCCGTTCGAGGAGGGGTCAGCTCGAGGTCACGGATCGCAGGGGTGGATCACGAGAACGATCTTGTGGTGAAGGTCGTGCGAGGTCGTAAAAGGGTCCGGGTGTCGACTGCGTCTTCCCGCACGACGGTTAGTCCTGTGTCAGAGTCGGTGGTCGTGACCCCTGCTGACCTGGCACCTGAGGTCGTCCCTGTTCAAGACTACGAAAATGTTATCGCCCTGGAGGGTGGTGACGCCCATCGCACTCTGATGCCGGTGTCAGTGCCAGGCTTTGCGGAAGAATCGGGTTCACACGAGACTCGTGGTTCTGTTACGGAATCTTTAGCTACAGGCTCCCTTGATGTCGGTGTATCTGTCGACATCAGTGGCAGTGTACCTTTCGGTGTTAAAGGCACTGATGACTCTTCTGTTGTGCCTACTGGTGTTAGAGGCACTGCTATTGTCGCTGGCACCGCTGGTGTCACCGGTACTACTACCTCTCAGAGCGCGCATGGTGCCATTGATGCCCATGCTTTTGAGGCTAATGACATTGCGGCATCACGTGGCACTCATATTTCCCAGGCCTCGACCTCCTCCCGAGGCACTGCTGATACTCATTCCATCGACACTTTCCTTGGCATTTTGGGAGGAAGCGACTCTGTGTATGGAACAGTTACAGCCTCCCGTGGCACTGCTGCTTCACGTGGCACTGTTACGTCACAAGATGTTGCCGGCTTTATTGACACGAGTGATGCAGATAACATCATTCCCTCTCACGGGACTCTTATTTCTCAAGAAGTTACTGCTTCACGTGGCACCGTTGCTTCTCATGATGTTGCCAGCTCACGAGGCACTGTTGCCTCTCATGATGTTGCCAGCTCACATGGACTGTTGCCTCTCATGATGTTGCCAGCTCACGTGGCACAGTTGTTTCTCAAGAAGTTGCCAGCTCACGTGGCACTTTTGCCTCTCATGATGTTGCCAGCTCACGTGGCACTGTTGCTTCTGATGAAGTTGCCAGCTCACGTGGCACAGTTGTTTCTCAAGAAGTTGCCAGCTCACATGGCACTGTTGCTTCTGATGAAGTTGCCAGCTCAC GAAGTTGCCAGCTCACGTGGCACTATTGCCTCTCATGAAGTTGCCAGCTCACGTGGCACTGTAGCTTCTCAAGAAGTTGCCAGCTCACGTGGCACTATTGGCTCTCATGAAGTTGCCAGCTCACGCGGCACTATTGGCTCTCATGAAGTTGCCAGTTCATATGGCACTGTAGCTTCTCAAGAAGTTGCCAGCTCACGTGGCACTGTTGCCTCTCATGAAGTTGCCAGCTCACGTGGCACTGTTGCCTCTCAGGAAGTTGCTAGCTCACGAGGCACTGATGCCTCTCATGATGTTGCCAGCTCACGTGGCACTGTAGCTTCTCAAGAAGTTGCCAGTTCACGTGGCACTGTTGCTTCTCAAGAAGTTGCCACGGCTCGTGGCACTGCAACTTCTCATGATGTCGCCAGCTCACGTGGCACAGTTGCTTCTCAAGAAGTTGCCAGTTCACGTGGCACTGTTGCTTCTCATGATTTTGACACGGCTAGTGGCACTGCAACTTCTCATGATGTCGCCAGCTCACGTGGCACTGTTGCTTCTCAAGAAGTTGCCAGCTCACATGGCACTGTTGCTTCTCATGATGTTGAAACGGCTCGTGGCACTGCAACTTCTCATGATGTTGCCAGCTCACGTGGCACTGTTGCCTCTCATGATGTTGCCAGCTCACGTGGCACGGTTGCCTCTCATGATGTTGCCAGCTCACGTGGCACTGTTGCTTCTCAAGAAGTTGCCAGCTCACGTGGCACT CTTCTCAAGAAGTTGCCAGCTCACGTGGCACTGTTGCTTCTCATGATGTTGCCAGCTCACGTGGCACTGTTGCTTCTCATGATGTTGCAGGCTCACGTGGCACTGTTGCCTCTCATGATGTTGCAGGCTCACGTGGCACTGTTGCTTTTCATGATGTTGCCAGCTCACGTGGCACTGTTGCCTCTCATGAAGTTGCCAGCTCACGTGGCACTGTTGCTTCTGATGAAGTTGCCAGCTCACGTGGCACAGTTGTTTCTCAAGAAGTTGCCAGCTCACGTGGCACTGTTGCCTCTCATGATGTTGCCAGCTCACGTGGCACTGTTGCTTCTAATGAAGTTGCCAGCTCACGTGGCACTGTTTCTTCTCATGGTGTTGCCAGCTCACGTGGCACTGTTGCCTCTCATGAAGTTGCCAGTTCACGTGGCACTGTTGCCTCTCATGAA TTGCAGCTCACGTGGCACTGTTGCTTCTGATGAAGTTGCCAGCTCACGTAGCACTGTTGCTTCTCATGATGTCGCCAACTCACGTGGCACTGTTGCCTCTCAAGGAATTTCTAGCTCCCGTGACACTGTTGCCTCTCATGACGTTTCCATTTCTAGCGGCGCTACCATCTCACATGGCACTGTTGATGCATCCCGTGGTACATTTGATATTAGCGAGACCGTTGTTGATGGCACAGGCGACGTTCCCGGTGACACAAGCTACACTCTTACATCACGTGGCAGTATTGCTACGGGTGTCACAGCCACAGGTGATTCTCCCATCACTACTtcagtcacacagacacacattcagtCACAACACGAGGGCAGTCAGACAGCTTCTTTCGGTGCTGTGCATGGGTCACGGATCGGCCTCGCTGGCACTCAGGGCGACCTCGTGTCGACGTCTAGTTTCATAGAACATAGTGACCCCAAACAGAGTCTTGACTTCGTGTCTGGTGGCGATGACCCTGCCTTCGAGCTGACCTCACGTGCGGGATCCGACCTAGCATCCGCCCAGTCCCCTATTTCGACCTTAGAGATCGCTAAGAAGGTGTCTGTTTCGGTGACGGGCGAAGCTAGCGACTCCCGTGTTCCCCAGTTTCTCGAGGGGAAGGagacctccacctcctccctctcttctgcctccacctcatcttcatcttcactttcttcttccctttcctcatccctctccccctcttcctcgtcctttggTTCTACTGatccctctctccatctaacCGTGCATGGTACAGGACACACTCTCCAACATGAGGGAAAATTACAACTAGTGCATGAAGGTTCCGTTCCCGACGCTGTTAACGAGAAGAGCCCCATAGTGCATGGTTCACAGCATGGTGTGAAATCCGAAGGGCGCATGGCTGTAGAGACGGCGACGGAGAAGGCGAAAGTGCATGCTAACACGAAACCCCAGCGAGGCCAAGCAGAGGAAGGCCGCCCCCGCCTGCATGATGCTCTCTCTCCCCAGACCGGCGATGACTTCGGAGTAGCTAGTGGTGGCGCAGCGCTTGAGGATTACTATTACGTCGACGACCTTTCCTACGATGATGAAGCAGCCATCTCTTCTCCTGCAAAGCCACAAACCATATCCGATACCACTACTACTCCCATAACCACAACTACCACACCTAtcccaacaacaaccacaactaccaccaccacaacaccgcCGCCAACTACCCCAACACGCAGGACATCCAGGCCCCGAACACGTACACGCGTTAGAGGCCGTCCAGTAACAGGCTCCAGCAGCCGTAGCCAGGGGTCGTCTGCAGGCCCTGGGGAGCGCAGAACCTCCACTCTCCGCCGCCGCCTGCCATCCTCCACATCCACCACGGCCGAGGAAACATCTGTCACAGGAACGACCTCGACTAAAGAGGAGGTTGTGAAGGATGTGGAGGTGacgcaggaggagaagaaggaggttcTGGCGACTCCCACTGCCGGTAGACGACCCAGCAGACTGAGGCCCAACAGACCCAACCCACAGACACGGAGAAGGATTGTCGTAAGGAAGAGAGTCGGAGACGACGCCAGATCAGATCAA GCCGAAAGCCCGACGTCCGGCCCCGCAAGGATCCGGCCCCGACCCACCGCCTCGCCCCGCCTCACCACGCCCCGCGCCCTCATCCGCCCGCGGCCGcgcccctccaccaccaccgccgcgccgcctccgccgccgccgaccACCCTCGAGCCCGCCGTCGTCGAGGAGGAGATCTTCGTCGAGGAGGAGACCCTCGCGCCTGAGGAGGACCTCGTGCCCGACACCACCGCCGCGCCGGAGACTTCGGTGAGGCCGACCATCAAGTCGCTCCTCAGCCCTCGGCCTAGGCCAAGCACCACGCCCGCGCCCAGGACGCCCGAGCCCACCGCGCCCGCACCCACCACGCCCAGACTTCTGAGCCCCCGACCCACCGCTGCCAGGCCAGTCCGCCCGCGCCCGTCCTTCCGCACCACCACCGCGCGCCCCTCGACCCCCCGCCCACCTCCTCGCAGCCCTCGCCCTCCCCGCCCGGCGACCCAGAGGGCCCCGCCCGCGCCCGTCGGCCCCGCTGCCTCGTCCATCATCGGGGGAGACTACTTCGACTACTATTACGATGACCTGGAACAGGGCGCCCTCACGGGCACCCTCGGCCAGCTGGCGACGCTGACGGAGAAGGCCGTGCTGATGCCCGACGGCTCCGTCACGTGCTACGACACCGGCTACTTCGCCCACCCCGAGTCCTGCAAGAAGTTCATCTCGTGCTCCAAGACGGTGCGCGGCCTCGTGCGCGGCTGGGTGTACACCTGCCCGCAGCAGCTGGTGTTCGACCCCGTGGGCGGCATGTGCAACTGGGCCGAGGCCGTCGACTGCATCGGGGGCGAGTAG